Proteins found in one Lepeophtheirus salmonis chromosome 9, UVic_Lsal_1.4, whole genome shotgun sequence genomic segment:
- the LOC121124896 gene encoding uncharacterized protein, which produces METSLNGVVIGKKKKTNLSRDSSFRAMTDYYETTSSSSSFKSLGEVALSAGSATKGKVSKNPSLPPYARNAESRASYNERRSRPQPYRSNTSLDDPPDKETPLREYGSHGSLDVLSRFDPPPVAVSTLQRKSEEQHPPEQASPKSKKKTFFNEKSLFKKFRGHPKETEELDVRSSHPIYHHHHPNNNNNTIHHHLHHHKTPEDRHRRRFFAHYDISSVCASLSPTGHLKTLERRNTTTGASAASAALRHSRETSESSADADQGDHISNKLVLSCPYFRNEVGGEVERNVALSRETCQKRNSISHRHSENSNTTAWHTPAMARGFSLLDNEESYWKNGYCPYRKVPTNIVERVDQGASFFKKHFYGKEHQNWFGIDENLGAVAISIRREKVVHDIFGSGVGLDDPMKDQYMYRIMFRSSELLPLRGCVLEESIPALKSEKIKTIPTKEVLEFICPELTLSSLHLGVQSSACEEELIKLDEAYVHNKYKVGLMYCREGQQTEEEMYNNEEGGAAFNEFLEMIGQKVRLKGFSKYKAGLCNKNDSTGLYSVYTEHENGSEIMFHVSTLLPFTNSNRQQLPRKRYIGNDIVTVVFQEPGALPFIPNIKSQFQHVFIVVQAHNPCSENTQYSVAVSRSKSVPMFGPPIPEGAMFPKSKAFANFLLTKIINAENAAHHSDKFVSMAIRTRQELLKDLTTNFSSPTTLESGSKFSIFGPKKKDKLKPRFSPDASLRGALSWRVVAEDCLTRQEVYAFVAISADSIILVLDNVHRDVMFVTTTRSILGWTALANSIRIYFHQGEALILHSKDWETEDMSEIAQRLKAVTTGAPTQEFTLRRNQMGQLGFHVQHDGLITEVENYGYAWQTGLRQGSRLVEICKHHVTTLTHEHMVDLLKTSMTVTVTVIPPHPDGSPRVGCNLKNCPHPYGSPSEGDYENLSNSSSNVGDSKIEGSNSVETKQGCAQQPSNSKMCYERSVSPPRSTGSSGYGTGSSRKSLTEQRFPVISQENTLTSSSSGHSSDDRWYDFSDHNHVNNALESNSESTTPPPLPNRVLGNKLYPVQTQQIGLPSVYPRTSYSSSLYFDSSNSNPNKFDYGEEKRTNDAKVTYLTEYELNQPSTKPVDLVLQHERLAALKTSSASSTPVSTTSYVIDGGNTTDSSSNSNERIPPQRSEDELSASSISLSPQRQRRTYGGGSLTPSSQGSRNQSPKNVLLRSSYDGDVQPKKKLVARSSNRNSASLNSNTLQENLMKLIGPELNEDNNSKVGSNTPLVSSTASSSIMKAYESISPGKTPPRKLGTELSLVKSRSRENISQSLTTSPESVNFFHIARPATVLSTTSSSLSPNNNINNNNNNKLVIHSEDKSERKDSATTPIPLPDASKEMDWTSLVDTATKAITTEMKSSSAESTKENSENRMMSALIDATGNPNGTKSILSSISENQMKDLVEKVQQLESRLNSQSQEKISLEEEIATLREENLRLQEESQTAAQQLRRFTEWFFQTIDKN; this is translated from the exons ATGGAGACGAGCCTGAACGGCGTCGTGattggaaagaaaaagaagacgaACCTGAGCCGTGACTCCTCCTTCCGAGCCATGACGGACTACTACGAGACGACGAGCAGCTCTTCCTCCTTCAAGTCCCTGGGGGAAGTGGCGCTCTCTGCTGGCTCTGCTACCAAGGGAAAAGTGAGCAAAAATCCTTCTCTTCCCCCCTATGCTCGAAATGCGGAGTCGAGAGCATCCTACAACGAACGGAGGTCACGCCCACAGCCCTATCGCAGCAATACGAGCCTGGATGACCCTCCAGACAAGGAAACTCCCCTGAGAGAGTACGGAAGTCACGGATCTCTGGACGTTTTGTCGCGTTTTGATCCTCCTCCTGTGGCAGTGAGTACTCTTCAGCGCAAGTCGGAGGAGCAACATCCTCCGGAGCAAGCCTCtcccaaatcaaaaaaaaagacttttttcaatgaaaagtcCCTCTTTAAAAAGTTTCGAGGGCATCCCAAAGAAACGGAGGAGCTGGACGTTCGCTCCTCTCACCCCATTTACCATCACCATCATcctaataataacaacaacacAATTCACCACCATCTTCATCATCATAAAACACCTGAAGATCGACATCGACGACGTTTCTTCGCTCATTATGATATTTCTAGTGTTTGTGCTTCCCTCAGTCCTACGGGACATCTAAAAACATTGGAACGAAGAAATACAACGACAGGGGCCTCTGCTGCCTCGGCAGCACTACGCCATAGTCGAGAGACATCGGAATCTTCTGCAGATGCAGATCAAGGAGATCATATTAGCAATAAACTTGTACTCAG CTGTCCTTACTTTAGAAACGAAGTTGGTGGAGAAGTAGAACGGAATGTAGCGTTGAGTCGAGAAActtgtcaaaaaagaaattcaatttcaCATAGACATTCTGAGAACTCGAACACTACTGCCTGGCATACACCTGCTATGGCCAGAGGATTTTCCCTGCTCGATAATGAGGAATCTTATTGGAAAAACGGTTATTGTCCCTATCGTAAAGTACCTACGAATATTGTCGAAAGAGTTGATCAAGGagcatcttttttcaaaaaacatttttatgggaAAG AACATCAAAACTGGTTTGGTATAGATGAGAATCTCGGGGCAGTTGCTATATCCATTCGTAGAGAAAAAGTAGTCCATGATATTTTTGGTTCTGGAGTTGGATTGGATGATCCTATGAAAGATCAATACATGTATAGGATAATGTTTCGGAGCTCGGAACTTTTACCTCTTCGAGGATGTGTATTGGAGGAGTCAATTCCTGCTTTAAAGTcggaaaaaatcaaaacaattcCCACAAAGGAAGTTCTGGAGTTTATTTGCCCTGAGCTCACTTTATCTAG tcTACATTTGGGTGTTCAATCTAGTGCCTGTGAGGAGGAACTGATCAAATTGGATGAGGCCTATGTTCATAATAAGTACAAA GTTGGATTAATGTATTGCCGCGAAGGTCAGCAAACTGAAGAAGAAATGTATAATAATGAGGAGGGAGGTGCAGCTTTCAACGAATTCTTGGAAATGATTGGACAAAAAGTAAGACTTAAAGGTTTTTCCAAGTACAAAGCTGGTCTCTGCAACAAAa ATGATTCGACGGGTTTATATTCTGTATACACTGAGCATGAAAACGGTAGTGAAATCATGTTTCATGTCTCCACACTCCTCCCATTTACAAACAGTAATCGGCAGCAACTGCCTCGCAAACGATATATTGGCAATGATATTGTTACAGTTGTCTTCCAAGAGCCTGGAGCTTTACCCTTTATTCCCAACATCAAGTCTCAATTCCAACATGTTTTTATCGTTGTTCAAGCTCATAATCCTTGTAGTGAGAATACTCAGTATAG tgtGGCTGTAAGTCGCTCTAAATCCGTTCCAATGTTTGGACCACCCATCCCAGAGGGTGCCATGTTCCCCAAGTCAAAAGCATTTGCTAATTTTCTATtaaccaaaattataaatgctGAGAATGCAGCTCATCACTCGGACAAATTTGTCAGTATGGCTATAAGAACCCGGCAGGAACTTTTAAAGGATTTGACAACTAATTTCAGCTCACCTACAACTCTTGAATCTGGCTCAAAATTCA gtATTTTCGgtccaaaaaagaaagataagtTAAAGCCAAGATTTTCACCTGATGCATCTCTTAGAGGTGCTTTATCCTGGCGAGTTGTTGCCGAAGATTGTTTAACTCGTCAGGAAGTCTATGCATTTGTTGCTATTTCAGCAGATTCTATTATCCTTGTATTGGATAATGTTCATCGTGACGTTATGTTTGTAACAACAACTAGATCAATATTGGGATGGACAGCACTGGCAAACTCAATCcgtatttattttcatcaaggTGAAGCGCTAATTTTGCACTCAAAAGATTGGGAGACTGAAGATATGTCTGAAATCGCTCAAAGGTTAAAGGCTGTAACGACTGGAGCTCCAACTCAAGAATTTACTCTACGGCGCAACCAGATGGGACAGCTTGGCTTCCATGTTCAACATGATGGCCTTATTACTGAAGTTGAAAATTATGGTTATGCCTGGCAAACTGGTCTAAGACAAGGCTCAAGACTTGTTGAAATTTGCAAACATCATGTAACTACATTAACCCACGAGCATATGGTGGATTTGCTTAAAACATCCATGACTGTAACTGTAACTGTGATACCTCCTCACCCTGATGGATCCCCAAGAGTTGGgtgtaatttgaaaaattgtccTCATCCTTATGGAAGTCCATCTGAAGGAGACTATGAGAACTTAAGCAATTCTTCTTCAAATGTTGGAGATAGCAAAATTGAAGGCAGCAACTCTGTAGAAACTAAGCAAGGATGTGCACAGCAACCATCCAATAGTAAAATGTGTTATGAGAGAAGTGTTAGTCCTCCTAGGTCGACTGGTTCGTCTGGATATGGTACTGGTTCAAGTAGGAAGTCTTTAACAGAACAACGGTTCCCTGTTATATCCCAAGAGAATACACTCACAAGCTCATCCTCTGGGCATTCAAGTGATGATCGATGGTACGATTTTTCGGATCATAATCATGTTAATAATGCTTTGGAATCCAACAGTGAGTCTACAACTCCACCTCCTCTTCCAAATCGGGTTCTAGGTAATAAGCTATATCCAGTTCAAACGCAACAAATTGGTTTACCTTCTGTTTATCCTCGCACTTCGTATTCCTCATCACTTTACTTCGATTCATCTAATTCCAAcccaaataaatttgattatggAGAAGAGAAACGAACAAATGATGCAAAAGTCACTTATCTCACCGAATATGAGTTAAATCAACCTTCAACTAAACCTGTCGATCTTGTATTACAGCATGAAAGACTTGCTGCTCTTAAAACATCATCTGCCTCTTCTACTCCTGTATCTACAACCTCTTATGTCATTGATGGAGGTAATACTACTGACTCAAGTTCCAACAGCAATGAGAGAATACCTCCACAAAGAAGTGAAGATGAGTTGTCAGCAA GTAGCATTAGTTTGTCACCACAGCGTCAAAGACGTACTTATGGAGGAGGATCTTTGACTCCTTCTAGTCAAGGTTCTCGAAATCAAAGTCCCAAAAACGTATTACTCAGATCATCCTATGATGGTGATGTCCAACCCAAAAAGAAATTAGTTGCTCGCAGTTCAAATCGTAACTCTGCAAGCCTCAACTCCAATACTCTTCAAGAAAATCTCATGAAACTAATTGGGCCTGAGCTAAATGAGGATAATAACTCTAAAGTTGGCAGCAACACTCCACTCGTTTCCTCTACTGCTTCATCCTCAATTATGAAA gctTATGAAAGTATTTCACCGGGAAAGACTCCTCCTCGCAAACTTGGAACGGAACTAAGTTTGGTTAAATCCCGTTCCAGAGAGAATATATCTCAAAGTCTGACTACAAGTCCTGAATCCGTTAATTTCTTTCACATAGCTCGTCCAGCAACTGTATTATCCACTACTTCATCATCCTTAAGTCCAAAcaacaatatcaataataataataacaataaattagttATCCATTCAGAGGATAAAAG TGAACGAAAGGATTCTGCTACTACTCCTATACCATTGCCTGATGCCTCAAAAGAAATGGATTGGACAAGTCTAGTCGATACAGCTACAAAGGCAATTACAACTGAAATGAAATCAAGCTCTGCTGAATCTACCAAGGA aAATTCTGAGAATCGTATGATGTCTGCCTTGATAGATGCTACGGGGAATCCCAATGGAACAAAGTCCATCCTTTCGTCCATATCAGAAAATCAAATGAAAGACTTGGTAGAGAAGGTACAACAGCTTGAAAGTCGACTAAATAGCCAGTCCCAAGAAAAAATAAGCTTGGAAGAAGAAATTGCGACACTCAGGGAAGAAAATCTTCGACTTCAAGAAGAGTCACAAACGGCTGCTCAACAATTAAGAAGATTTACGGAATGGTTTTTTCAAACCATAGACAAGAATTAg
- the velo gene encoding uncharacterized protein velo produces MGDTGYQTGMTDGNSYTNYPQQPNQQQYEAYNQSNYVQQQSQQHVVVGGNYQSNQQHSPQQQAIIHQPQPQQFIQHIPQRDFRSPQQQHMPRQFQTQIQHDNNPQRYRHPLNNTNAVRSLKGSNDVGYQPKPQQQQHRPILLNSQGGHRLVKIPQGNIRLIVQPRQPQNPNNQRGGSIYLKPGGPASVELNNSPRQIRMQQPQHCSNIRMVMESQGPGPRAYRPPSGENINNHSTNRMHSPRSPQLMNNHHPSPHTSTSSQQNNWSNNTNPINVSAAQTGYTASGPQQQQRPPQFVQSPPQNEIAYDVEHIFMENGREVKKMPIKFGDKTIWVDCVPGAATENRDDQVVFDLLESDQSLTNSSGGVGQQQCIPKKPPPPPPMLSNATTPSSPQEMNTKMTGTKEDREKIVHAVLHDLISPAELSSRHGVSVNKIRDWVKATGNKLPSKYRVKNEKIKNNTIPSSPPNQQMAPQQQLNAAISTTTSQPTYRNNNSAGMEMNNETASGVVHSPAHFQNPHLIQASQVQMHNEPLPQKLAFEHKPQVEGQPPTENHNNISTQIIVSKPSSLNIEPYKPKLVHGKLALCKNCGSTSPDFNKCIRCKKPLPDSCKVIDDPNAEKQAIVGIPTSSTTSTAVTVEFTTKSDLRGIRIHPKQRKKTISEEPVCIALSSDEEGGDEEGEEDKNDSTDQQRTTSQDDKKEEEEEGAGAGGTKNKEEEESVVDDPIVGDYITLTCRSVRIGSYKSVPRDKVIFTQKGLRIVVPSIKDPSVAITLDIKKKDFMQFDAHFGRGMPIFFLFISVQACRKIRDLLKMESSHTQWLDVASQDETQKRITILPDKMNDDAKHILLRNFGNELLTELGPKEANDILVRSSPKDNIVFRMATHLPQNKPPGLPQPSQSPSIKYCTFPPSSHDSVTVSTEDYCVLEDESFLNDVIIDFYCRYLQYKVFSEFDRQRTHIFSTFFYNRLTSRPKKQKNKLHPVEDNPNLSAAEKRYERVKRWTKKVNLFDKDFIIIPINEHSHWFVAIICYPGQIGCRRIDNDESVDSQVLIKNPNRKSILKTQKRLVQIGSTTIIPLKPGDHDKVPVEEELSDRDEADASDDDMMDEEPNRINPICPSQNNKEPPFVKDPLESDLGPDTQENSTEEQPRKSLVEESGNDEKENQNITPQNSENITDKDESSPKERVPIKQPCILIFDSLATGSRARVAATLRDYLMCEHKAKMGHLREFTKESMMGHCPKVPQQPNFSDCGIFLLQYVESFFHSPIADYHLPIMNLRNWFSTDIVRNKRSDIAKIIRNLAEEQNPGKNITFPGINFTPSAGSGYTDDEMEDEMEEEFEDEEEEDYYDDDDDMLANGSSELGGEESSKTNNEENTFVAPQGYFLSKSSCPTTENGGIPSVKIIPTLPGVQINRIQTLANPQISIKNSNSASASPDSTSAKEEECKSSSQPLVEYSDSGSDETPPVPDSSQQCESGVKRPHSNNLQDYVSEEEEDEDDGSKKAKFAPNSSI; encoded by the exons ATGGGCGACACTGGATATCAGACAGG AATGACCGATGGGAATTCCTACACGAATTATCCGCAACAGCCGAACCAACAACAATACGAAGCTTACAATCAATCAAATTATGTTCAACAACAATCACAACAACATGTTGTTGTGGGGGGCAATTATCAAAGCAATCAACAACATTCCCCGCAGCAGCAGGCTATTATTCACCAACCTCAACCCCAACAATTCATCCAGCATATACCACAACGAGATTTCAGGTCCCCGCAACAGCAGCATATGCCCCGTCAATTTCAAACACAAATCCAACATGATAACAATCCTCAACGATATAGACATCCTTTAAACAATACAAATGCTGTCCGTTCACTAAAGGGCAGCAATGACGTTGGCTATCAGCCTAAACCTCAACAGCAACAACATAGACCTATTCTATTGAATTCTCAAGGAGGACACAGACTTGTTAAAATTCCTCAAGGGAACATACGTCTTATAGTGCAACCACGACAACCCCAAAACCCCAATAATCAAAGAGGAGGGAGCATTTATCTTAAACCTGGTGGCCCTGCTTCTGTGGAACTCAATAATAGTCCTCGTCAAATTAGAATGCAACAACCACAACATTGTTCTAATATACGCATGGTTATGGAGAGTCAAGGACCAGGGCCAAGAGCTTATCGTCCTCCATCcggagaaaatattaataatcataGTACTAATCGAATGCATAGTCCTAGATCCCCTCAACTCATGAATAATCATCATCCATCTCCACATACGTCAACATCCTCTCAACAAAACAATTGGAGCAATAATACTAATCCAATCAATGTTAGTGCTGCACAAACTGGATATACAGCATCGGGTCCGCAACAACAGCAACGGCCACCACAGTTTGTTCAATCACCTCCTCAAAATGAAATAGCATACGATGTTGAGCATATATTCATGGAAAATGGAAGAGAAGTTAAGAAAATGCCCATTAAGTTTGGGGATAAGACCATTTGGGTTGATTGTGTTCCTGGAGCTGCCACTGAGAATCGAGATGATCAAGTGGTATTTGATCTCTTGGAAAGTGATCAATCTCTTACCAATTCTTCAGGAGGGGTAGGACAGCAGCAATGTATTCCTAAAAAACCGCCACCGCCTCCACCTATGTTATCAAATGCAACAACACCTTCTTCCCCTCaggaaatgaatacaaaaatgacaGGAACCAAAGAGGATAGAGAAAAAATTGTTCATGCCGTTTTACATGATTTGATTTCTCCTGCTGAACTTTCTTCTCGTCATGGAGTGTCTGTGAATAAAATTCGGGACTGGGTTAAAGCCACTGGAAACAAGCTACCCAGTAAATATagagttaaaaatgaaaaaattaaaaacaacactATTCCAAGTTCACCTCCTAATCAACAAATGGCCCCGCAACAACAGCTCAATGCTGCTATTTCTACTACAACATCTCAGCCTAcgtatag GAATAACAATAGTGCGGGTATGGAGATGAATAATGAGACAGCATCTGGGGTCGTCCACTCTCCTGCCCATTTTCAAAATCCCCATTTAATACAAGCCTCTCAAGTACAAATGCATAATGAACCCCTCCCTCAAAAACTAGCATTTGAGCACAAACCACAGGTGGAGGGGCAGCCACCCACTgagaatcataataatatttccacACAAATAATAGTATCGAAACCATCTTCG CTTAACATTGAACCATACAAGCCAAAATTAGTCCATGGTAAATTGGCACTCTGTAAAAATTGCGGCTCAACGAGTCCAGATTTTAACAAGTGCATTCGTTGTAAAAAACCCCTTCCTGATTCATGCAAAGTAATTGATGATCCTAATGCTGAAAAACAAGCAATTGTAGGGATTCCCACTTCGTCTACTACCTCTACCGCAGTTACTGTTGAGTTTACTACTAAATCTGATCTTCGAGGAATTCGTATACATCCAAAACAACGAAAAAAAACGATTTCTGAGGAACCGGTATGCATAGCTCTTTCATCGGATGAAGAAGGCGGTGATGAGGAAGGAGAAGAGGATAAAAATGACTCTACTGATCAACAAAGAACGACTTCACAAGACG ATAAGAAAGAGGAGGAGGAAGAGGGAGCAGGAGCAGGAGGGACTAAGAATAAGGAAGAAGAGGAATCTGTTGTGGATGATCCCATCGTGGGGGATTATATAACATTAACTTGTCGGTCCGTGCGGATCGGATCCTACAAATCTGTACCTCGAGATAAAGTGATTTTTACACAAAAAGGTCTCCGAATTGTCGTTCCTTCTATCAAAGATCCTTCTGTAGCCATCACTctggacattaaaaaaaaggattttatgcAATTCGATGCTCACTTTGGACGAGGAATGccgattttctttttattcatttctgtACAGGCCTGTAGGAAAATCCGTGATCTATTGAAAATGGAGTCAAGTCATACACAATGGCTTGACGTCGCATCTCAAGATGAAACTCAGAAAAGGATCACTATTCTTCCAGATAAAATGAATGATGATGCCAAACATATTCTTCTTAGAAATTTTGGAAATGAGCTTCTTACAGAACTGGGTCCAAAAGAAGCCAATGATATCCTTGTAAGATCCTCTCCCAAAGATAATATTGTTTTTCGCATGGCAACTCATTTACCACAAAATAAACCTCCTGGACTTCCTCAACCATCTCAGTCGCCTAGTATTAAATACTGTACATTTCCACCCTCCAGTCATGACTCGGTCACTGTTTCTACTGAAGACTATTGTGTACTTGAAGATGAAAGCTTCCTCAATGACGTGATCATTGATTTCTATTGCAGATACCTTCAGTATAAAGTGTTTAGTGAGTTTGATCGACAGAGGacacatattttttcaactttctttTATAATCGGCTCACATCTcgtccaaaaaaacaaaaaaacaagcttcATCCAGTAGAAGATAACCCTAACCTATCAGCCGCTGAGAAGCGCTATGAGCGTGTTAAACGTTGGACCAAAAAAGTTAATCTCTTTGACAAagactttattattattcctatCAATGAGCATTCACATTGGTTTGTCGCAATAATTTGTTACCCAGGACAGATAGGATGTCGTCGTATTGACAATGATGAATCAGTGGATTCTCAAGTACTCATTAAAAATCCaaacagaaaaagtattttaaaaactcaaaaacgaTTAGTACAAATTGGATCAACCACCATCATTCCTCTTAAGCCTGGGGATCATGATAAGGTTCCTGTTGAAGAGGAGTTGTCTGATCGAGATGAAGCAGATGCATCTGATGATGATATGATGGACGAAGAGCCTAATCGCATAAATCCAATATGTCCTagccaaaataataaagaaccCCCCTTTGTAAAAGATCCCCTTGAATCTGATTTAGGGCCTGATACACAAGAAAATTCAACTGAGGAACAACCTCGAAAATCTTTAGTTGAGGAATCAGGAAATGATgaaaaggaaaatcaaaatattaccCCTCAAAATAGTGAGAATATTACTGACAAGGACGAAAGTTCGCCTAAAGAACGAGTACCAATTAAACA ACCTTGTATTCTAATATTCGATTCTCTTGCTACTGGAAGTCGTGCACGGGTAGCTGCAACTTTAAGAGACTATTTGATGTGTGAGCATAAGGCAAAAATGGGCCATCTTCGGGAGTTCACCAAAGAAAGTATGATGGGACACTGTCCCAAAGTTCCACAACAACCCAATTTTTCAGATTGTGGAATATTTCTACTTCAATATgttgaaagtttttttcat AGTCCTATCGCGGATTATCATCTTCCTATTATGAATTTAAGAAACTGGTTTTCGACGGATATTGTTCGCAATAAACGTTCAGATATTGCTAAGATAATACGTAATCTAGCTGAAGAGCAAAACCCAGGAAAGAATATTACATTTCCAGGGATCAATTTTACTCCTTCTGCTGGATCTGGATATACTGATGATGAAATGGAGGATGAAATGGAAGAGGAGTTTGAAGATGAGGAAGAAGAGGACTactatgatgatgatgatgatatgCTTGCGAATGGTTCATCCGAGTTAGGAGGAGAAGAGTCTTCTAAAACTAATAATGAGGAGAATACCTTTGTGGCTCCTCAGGGATATTTTTTATCGAAATCAAGTTGTCCGACGACAGAAAATGGTGGTATTCCATCTGTTAAGATCATTCCTACTCTTCCTGGTGTGCAAATTAACCGTATTCAAACTCTTGCCAATCCACAAATTTCGATCAAAAACTCTAATAGTGCATCTGCTAGTCCGGATTCTACTAGTGCCAAGGAAGAGGAGTGTAAGAGTAGTAGTCAACCTTTAGTAGAATATAGTGACTCCGGTTCAGATGAAACTCCTCCTGTTCCGGATTCCTCTCAGCAGTGTGAAAGTGGAGTTAAACGACCTCATTCCAATAATTTACAGGATTATGTTTCagaggaggaggaagatgaGGATGATGGCTCTAAAAAAGCCAAATTTGCCCCCAACTCTTCAATTTAA